A DNA window from Amycolatopsis sp. DSM 110486 contains the following coding sequences:
- a CDS encoding polysaccharide deacetylase family protein produces MPEPRDPATASPRDFVGYGRYPPRVRWPGDAKVVVNVVVNYEEGAEYSIPDGDGRNDGWGEYAYEVGPEVRDFGTETHYEFGSRVGIWRLARIFDRYSVPVSVGACAVALERNPAVAEWIRERGHDVIGHGYRWLDYARMSVDDERDHLHRAIESLERTTGQRPRGWYVRSFPSEHTLDLLVEEGGFLYDSDPCNDELPYFSERGLLIVPYSKVYNDTRYLLSPTYGSPAQFFESLRLALDYLCEEADDGFGARMMTVGLHPRWSGQAGRAAAVRDFVRYATEQPGVRFLRRLDIAQWWSDHHRDWEPIGP; encoded by the coding sequence GTGCCCGAACCCCGTGACCCGGCCACCGCGTCCCCGCGTGACTTCGTCGGCTACGGCCGGTACCCGCCGCGCGTGCGCTGGCCCGGCGACGCCAAGGTCGTGGTCAACGTCGTCGTGAACTACGAGGAGGGGGCCGAGTACTCGATCCCCGACGGCGACGGCCGCAACGACGGCTGGGGCGAGTACGCGTACGAGGTCGGCCCCGAGGTGCGTGACTTCGGCACGGAGACGCACTACGAGTTCGGCAGCCGCGTCGGGATCTGGCGGCTGGCGCGGATCTTCGACCGGTACTCGGTGCCGGTGAGCGTCGGCGCGTGCGCGGTGGCGCTGGAGCGCAACCCGGCCGTCGCGGAGTGGATCCGCGAACGCGGCCACGACGTGATCGGCCACGGCTACCGCTGGCTCGACTACGCGCGGATGTCCGTCGACGACGAGCGGGACCACCTGCACCGCGCGATCGAGTCGCTGGAGCGGACGACGGGACAGCGGCCGCGCGGGTGGTACGTGCGGTCGTTCCCGAGCGAGCACACGCTCGACCTGCTCGTGGAGGAAGGCGGGTTTCTCTACGATTCGGATCCGTGCAACGACGAGCTGCCGTACTTTTCGGAGCGCGGGCTGCTGATCGTGCCGTATTCCAAGGTGTACAACGACACCCGCTACCTGCTGAGCCCGACCTACGGCTCGCCGGCGCAGTTCTTCGAGAGCCTGCGGCTCGCGCTCGACTACCTTTGCGAGGAAGCCGACGACGGCTTCGGGGCGCGGATGATGACCGTCGGGCTGCACCCGCGGTGGAGCGGTCAGGCCGGGCGCGCGGCGGCCGTGCGGGATTTCGTCCGGTATGCCACGGAGCAGCCGGGTGTCCGCTTCCTGCGGCGGCTCGACATCGCGCAGTGGTGGTCGGACCACCACCGGGACTGGGAGCCGATCGGGCCGTGA
- a CDS encoding alpha/beta fold hydrolase, which produces MVGDARTVSVPVEGGALAVEVVAAASAPVLAVHGVTSNRRLWNWLRAEAPDLSLVMPDLRGRAGSFAVAGPSSLRQHASDLVRVLDALGHPVVDVCGMSLGGFVAVELATRRPDRVRGLVLVDGGFPMAVPPGLTPETVPAAFAPQLERVSRRWADVDEYLAYFTRTNPLLDAADPLLRDCLDHDLSDGRVFLSREAVLADATDVFFGESRWQEIAVPTELVCAEWSSGAGTPPAYSDEALTGFRAALPSLRRPRRITGADHAATIMTHSGAAVVSAALHDLLAR; this is translated from the coding sequence ATGGTGGGTGACGCGAGGACGGTGTCGGTGCCGGTCGAGGGCGGGGCGCTGGCCGTGGAGGTGGTGGCCGCGGCTTCGGCGCCGGTGCTCGCCGTCCACGGGGTGACCAGCAACCGCCGGCTGTGGAACTGGCTGCGGGCCGAGGCGCCGGACCTGTCGCTGGTGATGCCGGACCTGCGTGGGCGCGCGGGCAGCTTCGCGGTCGCCGGCCCGTCTTCGTTGCGGCAGCACGCTTCGGACCTGGTCCGGGTGCTCGACGCGCTGGGCCACCCGGTGGTCGACGTGTGCGGGATGTCCCTGGGCGGGTTCGTCGCGGTGGAGCTCGCCACGCGCAGGCCGGACCGCGTGCGCGGGCTCGTGCTGGTCGACGGCGGATTCCCGATGGCCGTGCCCCCGGGCCTCACGCCCGAGACGGTGCCCGCCGCGTTCGCCCCGCAGCTGGAGCGCGTCTCGCGGCGCTGGGCGGACGTCGACGAGTACTTGGCCTATTTCACGCGCACCAACCCCTTGCTGGACGCCGCCGACCCGCTCCTGCGCGACTGCCTCGACCACGACCTGTCCGACGGCCGCGTCTTCCTCAGCCGCGAAGCCGTGCTGGCCGACGCGACCGACGTGTTCTTCGGCGAGTCGCGCTGGCAGGAGATCGCCGTGCCGACCGAGCTGGTGTGCGCCGAGTGGAGCTCGGGGGCGGGCACGCCGCCCGCGTACAGCGACGAGGCTCTGACCGGTTTCCGTGCCGCCCTGCCCTCCCTGCGCCGCCCCCGGCGCATCACCGGCGCCGACCACGCGGCCACGATCATGACCCACTCGGGCGCGGCCGTCGTAAGTGCGGCGCTGCACGATCTGCTGGCCCGATAG
- a CDS encoding antibiotic biosynthesis monooxygenase, whose amino-acid sequence MPAYGFLVQFEAKTGKEDDVAQFLTDAKSLVDAEPGTLAWFSFRLGPSSFRIFDAFETEEDREAHLQGEVRRQIELRGDELFAVPPTITPVDLLATKLPPH is encoded by the coding sequence ATGCCGGCGTACGGATTTTTAGTCCAGTTCGAAGCGAAGACCGGGAAGGAGGACGACGTGGCGCAGTTCCTGACTGACGCGAAGTCCCTTGTGGACGCCGAACCGGGCACCTTGGCCTGGTTCAGCTTCCGCCTCGGGCCGTCGTCGTTCCGGATCTTCGACGCGTTCGAGACGGAGGAGGACCGCGAAGCCCACCTCCAGGGTGAGGTCCGACGGCAGATCGAGCTGCGCGGCGACGAGCTTTTCGCCGTGCCGCCCACGATCACACCGGTGGACCTGCTGGCCACGAAGCTCCCGCCGCACTGA